A genomic window from Micromonospora ferruginea includes:
- the argH gene encoding argininosuccinate lyase, protein MGGVDDKSLTENSAATNRTSLWGGRFAGGPAEALARLSVSVQFDWRLAPYDIAGSRAHARVLAGAGLLDPDELGRMLAALDDLEAACASGAFRPTVDDEDVHTALERGLLERLGSLGGKLRAGRSRNDQVATDLRLYLRDHARGVAARLVELAEALVEQAERHVDTAAPGMTHLQHAQPVTFGHWLLAHVQPLLRDLERLRDWDERTAISPLGAGALAGSGLPLDPVAVAKELGFRTSFANSMDAVADRDFVAEFLFVTALTGVHLSRLGEEVVLWTSQEFGWVELDDSFATGSSIMPQKKNADIAELARGKSGRLVGGLMSVLTMLKGLPMTYDRDMQEDKEPAFDAVDTLELLLPALAGMISTMTVRVDRLAATAPSGFSLATEVADWLVRRNVPFRDAHEITGRLVALCAARDCALDEVSDADLAAVSEHLDPSVRDVLSVRSALAARTTPGSTGPGPVADQLAAAADKLAGWRDWAAEQVVPR, encoded by the coding sequence ATGGGTGGGGTGGACGACAAGAGCCTGACCGAGAACAGCGCCGCCACCAACCGGACGAGTCTCTGGGGAGGCCGGTTCGCCGGTGGGCCCGCCGAGGCGCTCGCGCGGCTGTCGGTGAGCGTCCAGTTCGACTGGCGCCTCGCCCCGTACGACATCGCCGGATCCCGCGCGCACGCCCGGGTCCTCGCGGGCGCCGGCCTGCTCGACCCGGACGAGCTGGGGCGGATGCTGGCCGCGCTGGACGACCTGGAGGCCGCCTGCGCCTCCGGCGCGTTCCGTCCCACCGTCGACGACGAGGACGTGCACACCGCCCTGGAGCGCGGCCTGCTGGAGCGGCTGGGCAGCCTCGGTGGCAAGCTGCGCGCCGGCCGGTCCCGCAACGACCAGGTCGCCACCGACCTGCGGCTCTACCTGCGCGACCACGCCCGGGGCGTGGCCGCCCGGCTGGTCGAGCTGGCCGAGGCGCTGGTGGAGCAGGCGGAGCGGCACGTGGACACCGCCGCGCCGGGCATGACGCACCTGCAGCACGCCCAGCCGGTGACGTTCGGGCACTGGCTGCTGGCGCACGTGCAGCCGCTGCTGCGGGACCTGGAGCGGCTGCGCGACTGGGACGAGCGGACCGCGATCAGCCCGCTCGGCGCCGGCGCGCTGGCCGGCTCGGGGCTGCCGCTGGACCCGGTGGCGGTCGCCAAGGAGCTGGGCTTCCGCACCTCGTTCGCCAACTCGATGGACGCGGTGGCCGATCGGGACTTCGTCGCCGAGTTCCTGTTCGTCACCGCGCTGACCGGCGTGCACCTGTCCCGCCTCGGCGAGGAGGTGGTGCTCTGGACGTCGCAGGAGTTCGGCTGGGTGGAGCTGGACGACTCGTTCGCCACCGGCTCGTCGATCATGCCGCAGAAGAAGAACGCGGACATCGCCGAGCTGGCCCGGGGCAAGTCCGGCCGGTTGGTCGGCGGCCTGATGAGCGTGCTCACCATGCTCAAGGGCCTGCCGATGACCTACGACCGGGACATGCAGGAGGACAAGGAGCCGGCGTTCGACGCGGTCGACACGCTGGAGCTGCTGCTGCCCGCGCTGGCCGGCATGATCTCCACGATGACGGTCCGGGTGGACCGGCTCGCGGCCACCGCGCCGTCGGGCTTCTCGCTGGCCACCGAGGTCGCCGACTGGCTGGTCCGGCGCAACGTGCCGTTCCGCGACGCGCACGAGATCACCGGCAGGCTGGTGGCGCTCTGCGCGGCCCGCGACTGCGCGCTGGACGAGGTCTCCGACGCCGACCTGGCCGCGGTGAGCGAGCACCTGGACCCGTCGGTGCGCGACGTGCTCTCGGTGCGCTCGGCGCTCGCCGCCCGCACCACCCCCGGCTCGACCGGGCCCGGGCCGGTCGCCGACCAGCTCGCCGCCGCCGCGGACAAGCTGGCCGGCTGGCGGGACTGGGCCGCCGAGCAGGTCGTGCCCCGCTGA
- a CDS encoding argininosuccinate synthase, which produces MSERVVLAYSGGLDTSVAIPYLAERTGAEVIAVAVDVGQGGEDMEVIRRRALDCGAVESEVVDARDEFAADYCLPAIRANALYMNRYPLVSALSRPLIVTHLVAAARRHGGTIVSHGCTGKGNDQVRFEVGLHALAPDLTVVAPARDFAWTRDKAIAFAEEKGLPIDVTARSPYSVDQNLWGRAVETGFLEDIWTAPVEDLYAYTEDPAEQRDADELVLTFDAGVPVAIDGETVTPYEAVRELNRRAGAQGVGRLDMVEDRLVGIKSREVYEAPGALALITAHQELEAVTVERDLARFKRGVEQRWGELVYDGLWFSPLKRSLDAFIDDAQRHVSGEVRLTLHGGRAVVTGRRSEASLYDFGLATYDTGDTFDQTLAKGFVQLWGLPSTMAAARDARWEGVRS; this is translated from the coding sequence ATGAGCGAACGGGTCGTCCTGGCGTACTCCGGGGGTCTGGACACCTCCGTCGCCATTCCCTACCTGGCCGAGCGGACCGGCGCCGAGGTGATCGCGGTCGCGGTCGACGTCGGTCAGGGCGGCGAGGACATGGAGGTGATCCGGCGGCGGGCGCTGGACTGCGGCGCCGTGGAGTCCGAGGTGGTCGACGCGCGCGACGAGTTCGCCGCCGACTACTGCCTGCCGGCGATCCGGGCCAACGCGCTCTACATGAACCGGTACCCGCTGGTCTCCGCGCTGTCCCGGCCGCTGATCGTCACCCACCTGGTGGCCGCCGCCCGGCGGCACGGCGGCACGATCGTGTCGCACGGCTGCACCGGCAAGGGCAACGACCAGGTCCGCTTCGAGGTGGGCCTGCACGCGCTCGCACCGGACCTGACCGTCGTCGCGCCGGCCCGCGACTTCGCCTGGACCCGGGACAAGGCGATCGCGTTCGCCGAGGAGAAGGGCCTGCCGATCGACGTGACGGCCCGGTCGCCCTACTCGGTCGACCAGAACCTGTGGGGCCGGGCGGTGGAGACCGGCTTCCTGGAGGACATCTGGACCGCGCCGGTGGAGGACCTCTACGCGTACACCGAGGACCCGGCGGAGCAGCGCGACGCCGACGAGCTGGTCCTCACGTTCGACGCCGGCGTCCCGGTCGCGATCGACGGCGAGACGGTCACCCCGTACGAGGCGGTCCGGGAGCTGAACCGGCGCGCCGGCGCGCAGGGCGTGGGTCGGCTCGACATGGTCGAGGACCGGCTGGTCGGCATCAAGAGCCGCGAGGTGTACGAGGCGCCCGGCGCGCTCGCCCTGATCACCGCGCATCAGGAGCTGGAGGCGGTGACGGTGGAGCGGGACCTGGCCCGGTTCAAGCGCGGCGTCGAACAGCGCTGGGGCGAGCTGGTCTACGACGGTCTCTGGTTCAGCCCGCTGAAGCGCTCGCTGGACGCGTTCATCGACGACGCCCAGCGGCACGTCAGCGGCGAGGTGCGGCTGACCCTGCACGGCGGCCGGGCGGTGGTGACCGGGCGGCGTTCCGAGGCCAGCCTCTACGACTTCGGTCTGGCCACCTACGACACCGGTGACACGTTCGACCAGACGCTGGCGAAGGGCTTCGTGCAGCTCTGGGGCCTGCCCAGCACGATGGCCGCGGCGCGGGACGCCCGGTGGGAAGGGGTGCGGTCGTGA
- a CDS encoding arginine repressor — MTAPLTRAARHARIVELIRDTAIHSQTELADLLAGDGIQVTQATLSRDLKELGAVTARGGDGRGVYLIPEDGHRPLRDAEGAPARLVRLLHELLNGVDASGNIAVLRTPPGAAHYLASALDRAGLSEIVGTIAGDDTILVVAREADGGAALGDRLAGWARRGEHVEGNSTP; from the coding sequence ATGACCGCCCCGCTGACCCGCGCCGCGCGGCACGCCCGCATCGTCGAGCTGATCCGCGACACCGCCATCCACTCGCAGACCGAGCTGGCCGACCTGCTCGCCGGCGACGGCATCCAGGTCACCCAGGCCACCCTCTCGCGTGACCTCAAGGAACTCGGGGCGGTCACCGCGCGCGGCGGCGACGGGCGCGGCGTCTACCTGATCCCGGAGGACGGCCACCGGCCGCTGCGCGACGCCGAGGGCGCGCCCGCCCGACTGGTCCGGCTGCTGCACGAGCTGCTCAACGGCGTCGACGCCAGCGGCAACATCGCCGTGCTGCGCACCCCGCCCGGCGCGGCGCACTACCTGGCCAGCGCGTTGGACCGGGCCGGCCTGTCCGAGATCGTCGGCACCATCGCCGGCGACGACACCATCCTCGTCGTCGCCCGCGAGGCCGACGGCGGCGCCGCGTTGGGTGACCGGCTCGCCGGGTGGGCCCGCCGGGGCGAGCACGTCGAAGGGAACAGCACACCATGA
- the argF gene encoding ornithine carbamoyltransferase, which produces MIRHFLRDDDLTPAEQAAVLDLAARMKADRYAHRPLAGPRSVAVLFDKQSLRTRISFDAGIAELGGHPLVVDTQVTHFGRGETLGDAGRVLSRYVAAIVLRTHGDDRIAEVAEHATVPVVNALTDTYHPCQLLADLLTVRERFGAPAGRILAYVGDAANNMAHSYLLAGATAGMHVRVAGPAGFGPDPAIVARAAKIAAGTGGSVEALTDPVEAVRGAHVVATDTWTSMGQEEDGLDRITPFRPYQVSDALLGHAAADAIVLHCLPAHRGEEITSEVLDGPRSAVFDQAENRLHAQKALLTFLLEASS; this is translated from the coding sequence ATGATCCGCCACTTCCTGCGCGACGACGACCTCACCCCCGCCGAGCAGGCGGCCGTGCTCGACCTCGCCGCCCGGATGAAGGCCGACCGGTACGCGCACCGGCCGCTCGCCGGCCCCCGGTCGGTGGCGGTGCTGTTCGACAAGCAGAGCCTGCGTACCCGGATCTCGTTCGACGCCGGCATCGCCGAGCTGGGCGGCCACCCGCTGGTGGTGGACACCCAGGTCACCCACTTCGGTCGCGGGGAGACGCTCGGCGACGCCGGGCGGGTGCTGTCGCGCTACGTGGCCGCGATCGTGCTGCGTACCCACGGCGACGACCGGATCGCCGAGGTGGCCGAGCACGCGACCGTGCCGGTGGTCAACGCGCTCACCGACACCTACCACCCCTGCCAGTTGCTCGCCGACCTGCTCACCGTGCGGGAGCGGTTCGGCGCCCCCGCCGGGCGGATCCTCGCGTACGTCGGCGACGCGGCGAACAACATGGCCCACTCGTACCTGCTGGCCGGCGCGACCGCCGGGATGCACGTCCGGGTCGCGGGCCCGGCCGGGTTCGGCCCGGACCCGGCGATCGTGGCCCGCGCGGCGAAGATCGCCGCCGGCACCGGCGGTTCGGTCGAGGCGCTCACCGACCCGGTCGAGGCGGTACGCGGCGCGCACGTGGTCGCCACCGACACCTGGACGTCGATGGGCCAGGAGGAGGACGGGCTGGACCGGATCACCCCGTTCCGGCCCTACCAGGTGAGCGACGCGCTGCTGGGGCACGCCGCGGCCGACGCGATCGTGCTGCACTGCCTGCCCGCGCACCGGGGCGAGGAGATCACCAGCGAGGTGCTGGACGGCCCGCGCAGCGCGGTGTTCGACCAGGCGGAGAATCGCCTGCACGCCCAGAAGGCGCTGCTGACCTTTCTCCTGGAGGCCTCCTCATGA
- a CDS encoding acetylornithine transaminase produces the protein MSTLLRRWSATMMDNYGTPPLALVSGSGAVVVDDTGREYVDLLGGIAVNALGHAHPAVVAAVSKQVATLGHVSNLFVAEPPVALAELLLALAGRPGRVFFANSGAEANEAAFKLSRLTGRRHVVATRGGFHGRTMGALALTGQPAKADPFRPLPGDVTHVPYGDVDALADAVTDATAMVIVEPIQGENGVVVPPPGYLTAARRITAAHGALLVLDEVQTGVGRTGHWFAHQAEGVEPDVVTLAKGLGGGLPLGACLAFGRAADLLGPGSHGTTFGGNPVSCAAALAVIATIANEGLLDHVKRVGERLRRGVEALGHPLVREVRGAGLLLGIALDRPVAGAVTTALREAGFLVNPVQPDVVRLAPPLILTPAQVDAFLAALPAALAAPPAETAPPAETAAPTETAAPAAPAPTPASRTEAPA, from the coding sequence ATGAGCACGCTGCTGCGGCGCTGGAGCGCCACCATGATGGACAACTACGGCACGCCGCCGCTGGCGCTCGTCTCCGGCTCCGGCGCCGTCGTGGTCGACGACACCGGCCGGGAGTACGTGGACCTGCTCGGCGGCATCGCCGTCAACGCGCTCGGGCACGCCCACCCGGCGGTGGTGGCCGCCGTGTCGAAGCAGGTCGCCACGCTGGGGCACGTGTCGAACCTGTTCGTCGCCGAGCCGCCGGTCGCGCTCGCCGAGCTGCTGCTGGCGCTGGCCGGCCGGCCCGGCCGGGTCTTCTTCGCCAACTCCGGCGCGGAGGCCAACGAGGCCGCGTTCAAGCTGTCCCGGCTCACCGGTCGCCGGCACGTGGTGGCCACCCGGGGCGGCTTCCACGGCCGGACCATGGGCGCGCTGGCGCTCACCGGCCAGCCGGCCAAGGCCGACCCGTTCCGCCCGCTGCCCGGCGACGTCACCCACGTGCCCTACGGCGACGTGGACGCGCTCGCCGACGCGGTCACCGACGCCACCGCCATGGTGATCGTCGAGCCGATCCAGGGCGAGAACGGCGTGGTCGTCCCGCCGCCCGGCTACCTCACCGCGGCCCGGCGGATCACCGCCGCGCACGGCGCGCTGCTGGTGCTCGACGAGGTGCAGACCGGCGTCGGGCGCACCGGGCACTGGTTCGCCCACCAGGCCGAGGGCGTCGAGCCGGACGTGGTCACGCTGGCCAAGGGCCTCGGCGGCGGCCTGCCGCTCGGCGCCTGCCTGGCCTTCGGCCGCGCCGCCGACCTGCTCGGTCCCGGCTCGCACGGCACCACGTTCGGCGGCAACCCGGTCAGTTGCGCCGCCGCGCTCGCGGTGATCGCCACGATCGCCAACGAGGGCCTGCTCGACCACGTCAAGCGGGTCGGCGAGCGGCTGCGGCGCGGCGTGGAGGCGCTCGGGCACCCGCTGGTGCGCGAGGTGCGCGGCGCCGGCCTGCTGCTCGGCATCGCGCTGGACCGGCCGGTCGCCGGCGCGGTGACGACCGCGCTGCGGGAGGCGGGTTTCCTGGTCAACCCGGTGCAGCCCGACGTGGTCCGGCTCGCCCCGCCGCTGATCCTCACCCCGGCGCAGGTCGACGCGTTCCTCGCCGCCCTGCCCGCCGCCCTCGCCGCCCCGCCCGCCGAGACCGCGCCGCCCGCCGAGACCGCCGCGCCGACCGAGACCGCCGCGCCCGCCGCGCCGGCGCCCACCCCCGCGAGCCGCACGGAGGCCCCCGCATGA
- the argB gene encoding acetylglutamate kinase: protein MNADLTRAQAKAATLIEALPWLARFAGATVVVKYGGNAMVDDELRRAFAADMVFLRYAGLKPVVVHGGGPQISAMLGRLGIASEFRGGLRVTTPEAMDVVRMVLVGQVGRELVGLVNAHGPFAVGLSGEDAGLFTAVRRPAYVDGEPVDVGQVGDVESVNASAVTDLIAAGRIPVVSTVAPDADGVLHNLNADTAAAALAVALDARKLVVLTDVSGLYADWPDTSSLVSEITADDLAKLLPSLESGMVPKMEACLRAVRGGVPAAHVVDGRVAHSTLLEVFTSEGFGTMVVSARSELASPAVANREGTVGS, encoded by the coding sequence ATGAACGCTGATCTCACCCGGGCCCAGGCCAAGGCCGCCACGCTGATCGAGGCGCTGCCGTGGCTGGCCCGCTTCGCCGGCGCCACCGTCGTGGTCAAGTACGGCGGCAACGCCATGGTCGACGACGAGCTGCGGCGGGCCTTCGCCGCGGACATGGTCTTCCTCCGGTACGCCGGCCTCAAGCCGGTCGTGGTGCACGGCGGCGGCCCGCAGATCTCCGCCATGCTGGGCCGGCTCGGCATTGCCAGCGAGTTCCGCGGCGGCCTGCGGGTCACCACCCCCGAGGCGATGGACGTGGTCCGGATGGTCCTCGTGGGTCAGGTCGGCCGGGAACTGGTCGGGCTGGTCAACGCGCACGGCCCGTTCGCGGTGGGCCTCTCCGGCGAGGACGCCGGGCTGTTCACCGCGGTGCGTCGCCCGGCGTACGTGGACGGGGAACCGGTCGACGTGGGGCAGGTCGGGGACGTGGAGTCGGTGAACGCCTCGGCGGTCACCGACCTGATCGCGGCCGGCCGGATCCCGGTCGTGTCCACGGTCGCGCCGGACGCCGACGGGGTGCTGCACAACCTCAACGCGGACACCGCCGCCGCCGCGCTCGCGGTCGCCCTGGACGCGCGCAAGCTGGTGGTGCTCACCGACGTGTCGGGCCTCTACGCCGACTGGCCGGACACGTCCAGCCTGGTCAGCGAGATCACCGCGGACGACCTGGCGAAGCTGCTGCCGTCGCTGGAGTCCGGCATGGTCCCGAAGATGGAGGCCTGCCTGCGGGCGGTGCGCGGGGGAGTGCCCGCCGCGCACGTCGTCGACGGCCGGGTCGCCCACTCCACGCTGCTCGAGGTGTTCACGTCGGAAGGGTTCGGCACGATGGTCGTGAGCGCGAGGAGCGAGCTTGCGAGCCCCGCAGTCGCGAACAGGGAAGGCACGGTCGGTTCATGA
- the argJ gene encoding bifunctional glutamate N-acetyltransferase/amino-acid acetyltransferase ArgJ translates to MSVTTPRGFRAAGVAAGLKTSGAADVALVVNDGPDAGVAGVFTANRVKAAPVLWTQQVVHGGVVRAVVLNSGGANACTGPAGFQDTHATAEHTAAALTGSSARLIVGAGEVAVCSTGLIGERLPMPKLLPGVRDAVRRLSRDGGQPAAEAIMTTDTRPKTTVARGSGWTVGGMAKGAGMLAPAMATMLCVLTTDAVAGPGTLDAALRAATRVTFDRVDSDGCMSTNDTVLLLASGASGIEPTAAELTAAVTAACDDLAQQLLADAEGATKQIAIEVVGAAGEDDAVEVGRAVARNNLVKTALFGNDPNWGRILAAVGTTAAAFEPDGVDVAVNGVWVCRGGAAAEDRAKVDLTGRAVTIRIDLHAGADAATIWTNDLSHAYVHENSAYST, encoded by the coding sequence ATGAGTGTCACCACCCCCCGTGGCTTCCGTGCCGCCGGTGTCGCCGCCGGCCTGAAGACCTCCGGCGCCGCCGACGTGGCGCTGGTGGTCAACGACGGCCCGGACGCCGGTGTCGCCGGTGTCTTCACCGCCAACCGGGTGAAGGCCGCCCCGGTGCTCTGGACCCAGCAGGTCGTCCACGGCGGCGTGGTCCGCGCCGTGGTGCTCAACTCCGGCGGCGCGAACGCGTGCACCGGCCCGGCCGGCTTCCAGGACACCCACGCCACCGCCGAACACACCGCCGCCGCGCTCACCGGCAGCAGCGCCCGGTTGATCGTCGGCGCCGGCGAGGTCGCGGTCTGCTCGACCGGCCTGATCGGCGAGCGGTTGCCGATGCCGAAGCTGCTGCCGGGCGTGCGGGACGCGGTGCGCCGGCTGTCCCGCGACGGCGGGCAGCCGGCCGCCGAGGCGATCATGACCACCGACACCCGGCCGAAGACCACGGTGGCCCGGGGCAGCGGCTGGACGGTCGGCGGGATGGCCAAGGGCGCCGGCATGCTCGCGCCGGCCATGGCCACCATGCTCTGCGTGCTCACCACCGACGCGGTGGCCGGGCCGGGCACGTTGGACGCGGCGCTGCGCGCCGCCACCCGGGTCACCTTCGACCGGGTCGACTCCGACGGGTGCATGTCCACCAACGACACCGTGCTGCTGCTGGCCAGCGGCGCCTCCGGCATCGAGCCGACCGCCGCCGAGCTGACCGCCGCGGTGACCGCCGCCTGCGACGACCTGGCCCAGCAGCTCCTCGCCGACGCGGAGGGCGCGACCAAACAGATCGCCATCGAGGTGGTCGGCGCGGCCGGCGAGGACGACGCGGTCGAGGTGGGTCGCGCGGTGGCCCGCAACAACCTGGTCAAGACCGCGCTGTTCGGCAACGACCCGAACTGGGGTCGGATCCTCGCCGCGGTCGGCACCACCGCCGCCGCGTTCGAGCCGGACGGCGTGGACGTCGCGGTCAACGGCGTCTGGGTGTGCCGGGGCGGGGCCGCCGCCGAGGACCGCGCCAAGGTGGACCTCACCGGCCGGGCCGTCACCATCCGGATCGACCTGCACGCCGGCGCCGACGCCGCGACGATCTGGACCAACGACCTGTCGCACGCGTACGTCCACGAGAACTCGGCCTACTCCACATGA
- the argC gene encoding N-acetyl-gamma-glutamyl-phosphate reductase codes for MGIRVAVAGASGYAGGELLRLLAGHPEFDLVAATAHSRAGQPVAGVHPQLTGLDLVLGATEPAALADADLIFLALPHGQSAALAAALPDDAMVVDLGADHRLRDANAWARYYGGAHAGAWTYGLPELPGGRDEIAAARRVASTGCYAVATTLALAPLIAAGAVRPDDVVVVAASGTSGAGRAAKVHLLGSEVMGDLSPYKVGAHQHVPEIKQATGATGLSFTPVLAPMPRGILATVTAVPTGDADPRAVLAAAYADAPFVHLLPKGAWPHTAATAGSNSCHLQATVDVDSGRVIVVSAVDNLGKGAAGQAVQNANLMVGLPETTGLSVYGVSP; via the coding sequence ATGGGCATTCGGGTAGCGGTGGCCGGGGCGAGCGGCTACGCGGGCGGGGAACTGCTCCGCCTGCTCGCCGGTCACCCCGAGTTCGACCTCGTGGCCGCCACCGCGCACAGCCGGGCCGGCCAGCCCGTCGCCGGCGTACACCCGCAGCTCACCGGCCTGGACCTGGTGCTCGGGGCGACCGAACCGGCGGCCCTGGCCGACGCGGACCTGATCTTCCTGGCGCTGCCGCACGGCCAGTCGGCGGCCCTCGCCGCGGCCCTGCCCGACGATGCCATGGTGGTCGACCTCGGCGCCGACCACCGGCTGCGCGACGCCAACGCCTGGGCCCGCTACTACGGCGGCGCGCACGCCGGCGCCTGGACCTACGGGCTGCCCGAGCTGCCCGGCGGGCGGGACGAGATCGCGGCCGCCCGGCGGGTGGCCAGCACCGGCTGCTACGCGGTCGCCACCACGCTCGCGCTGGCCCCGCTGATCGCCGCCGGCGCGGTACGCCCCGACGACGTGGTGGTGGTCGCCGCCTCCGGCACCTCCGGCGCCGGCCGGGCCGCCAAGGTCCACCTGCTCGGCAGTGAGGTGATGGGCGACCTGTCCCCCTACAAGGTGGGCGCGCACCAGCACGTGCCGGAGATCAAGCAGGCCACCGGCGCGACCGGCCTGTCGTTCACGCCGGTGCTCGCCCCGATGCCGCGCGGCATCCTGGCCACCGTCACCGCCGTGCCCACCGGCGACGCCGACCCGCGGGCGGTGCTGGCCGCCGCCTACGCCGACGCGCCCTTCGTGCACCTGCTGCCCAAGGGCGCCTGGCCGCACACCGCCGCGACCGCCGGCTCGAACTCCTGTCACCTCCAGGCGACCGTGGACGTCGACTCGGGACGGGTGATCGTGGTCAGCGCGGTCGACAACCTGGGCAAGGGCGCGGCCGGCCAGGCCGTGCAGAACGCCAACCTGATGGTCGGTCTTCCCGAGACCACCGGACTGTCCGTCTACGGAGTCTCCCCATGA
- a CDS encoding beta-1,3-glucanase family protein, whose protein sequence is MAIPGPANGGATVLKVPRNISGRVYVAFGEKLRFLLTPDGLVQPAPWAPGDPNRDVLFDWSEFTYNDAGLWLNSSQVDMFAVPHVVSVTGADGTTRHTGRLVDDGRNRVVDAVRAQPGWAGAVQTRADGTVLRVLSPGKAADAGLFSATYLDPYIASAWQAYATRTLTVAPFVEQPDVRYFGRTSGDVMTFTDGSGRQVASFAKPSSSDVWDCDGALAAPNDLVVGPIARTLCAALHRSTLADRDIQPSGGPGDFYRGTLTNHYSRIVHATMVDGKAYGFAFDDVLNQESLVHDGDPRAAGIDLSPFGPGGGPTDPPPSPTPTPTSPDPSPSVSDSPSPDPTMSPFSPQLYLGEPDQLRQRPTGAAQATIAAAGGTWVGTPHTPRVYRADHLTARWTGGATSFRLLVDAGTAVGNGTQLRVSYDLTGDGTWDRVETYHYYATDPLPGWEDYTRDRGLASATGALGDLRDGSVRVEVWNAIGGAPSSLGVGDGSQLTLPYAG, encoded by the coding sequence GTGGCCATCCCCGGCCCGGCGAACGGCGGCGCCACCGTGCTGAAGGTGCCGCGCAACATCTCCGGCCGGGTGTACGTCGCCTTCGGCGAGAAACTGCGGTTCCTGCTCACCCCGGACGGCCTGGTCCAGCCCGCGCCCTGGGCGCCCGGCGACCCCAACCGCGACGTCCTGTTCGACTGGTCCGAGTTCACCTACAACGACGCCGGGCTCTGGCTGAACAGCTCACAGGTCGACATGTTCGCCGTCCCGCACGTGGTCAGCGTGACCGGCGCGGACGGGACCACCCGGCACACCGGCCGGCTGGTCGACGACGGGCGGAACCGGGTCGTCGACGCGGTCCGCGCCCAGCCCGGCTGGGCCGGCGCGGTGCAGACCCGCGCCGACGGCACCGTGCTGCGCGTCCTCTCCCCCGGCAAGGCCGCCGACGCCGGCCTGTTCAGCGCCACTTACCTCGACCCGTACATCGCCTCGGCCTGGCAGGCGTACGCGACCAGGACGCTCACCGTGGCGCCCTTCGTCGAGCAGCCCGACGTCAGGTACTTCGGCCGGACCAGCGGCGACGTCATGACCTTCACCGACGGCTCCGGCCGACAGGTGGCGTCGTTCGCCAAGCCGTCCAGCTCCGACGTGTGGGACTGCGACGGCGCGCTCGCCGCCCCCAACGACCTCGTGGTCGGGCCGATCGCCCGCACCCTCTGCGCCGCGCTGCACCGCTCCACCCTGGCCGACCGCGACATCCAGCCCTCGGGCGGGCCGGGCGACTTCTACCGGGGCACGCTCACCAACCACTACTCCCGCATCGTGCACGCCACCATGGTCGACGGGAAGGCGTACGGGTTCGCCTTCGACGACGTGCTCAACCAGGAGTCGCTGGTGCACGACGGCGACCCGCGCGCCGCCGGGATCGACCTCAGCCCGTTCGGGCCGGGCGGCGGCCCGACCGACCCGCCGCCGAGCCCCACCCCCACGCCGACCTCGCCGGACCCCAGCCCCTCGGTGTCCGACAGCCCGTCGCCGGACCCGACCATGAGCCCCTTCTCGCCGCAGCTCTACCTCGGGGAGCCCGACCAGCTCCGGCAACGCCCGACGGGCGCCGCCCAGGCGACCATCGCGGCGGCCGGCGGCACCTGGGTCGGCACCCCGCACACGCCGCGGGTCTACCGGGCGGATCACCTGACCGCGCGGTGGACCGGCGGCGCCACCTCGTTCCGCCTGCTCGTCGACGCCGGCACCGCGGTCGGCAACGGCACCCAGCTCCGGGTCTCGTACGACCTCACCGGCGACGGCACCTGGGACCGGGTGGAGACCTACCACTACTACGCCACGGACCCGCTCCCCGGCTGGGAGGACTACACCCGGGACCGGGGGCTGGCCTCGGCCACCGGCGCCCTCGGCGACCTGCGGGACGGCAGCGTGCGGGTGGAGGTGTGGAACGCCATCGGCGGGGCCCCGAGCAGCCTCGGCGTGGGCGACGGGTCGCAGCTCACCCTGCCGTACGCCGGCTGA